A stretch of Arachis hypogaea cultivar Tifrunner chromosome 15, arahy.Tifrunner.gnm2.J5K5, whole genome shotgun sequence DNA encodes these proteins:
- the LOC112748771 gene encoding uncharacterized protein, with translation MQRDRETLYEYWERFKKLLEACPHHRIEELVLINYFCQGMNPQDKLLLDASSGGSLTKNKTAEEGWEIIADLVDSTQRSRARNPQPKALSEVSPSGDAVLTKTLGEMTILLRQITQGQQLPQALISSPPQPPRIEGPPRSCGICACNNHYTDKCPQLQEDTTLAVANSYPQRPNYNQHGNQNQGWRDNSNQRWNQAPQAQPYLSQQAYYHQAPQGRINAITLRSGTKLDEIGVVPTSSSEETHKEKVGDDMGVMKDEEEDVEKDEEGPLKAKEPKRKNSIEEPMPIPFPTLAKKAKKQKQLDPNMVEIFKNVEVTVPLFQAIQHVPKYAKFLKDLCTHKEKIGELKKGR, from the exons aTGCAACGAGATAgggagactctttatgagtactgggagagATTTAAGAAGCTGTtggaagcttgcccccaccaCCGTATTGAAGAGTTGgtccttattaactatttttgtcAAGGGATGAACCCCCAAGATAAGCTTCTCCTAGATGCCTCTAGTGGAGGATCCCTCACCAAAAACAAGACCGCCGAGGAAGGTTGGGAAATCATAGCGGACTTGGTAGACTCCACTCAACGCTCAAGGGCAAGAAACCCACAACCAAAAGCTTTAAGTGAAGTTTCTCCTTCCGGAGATGCCGTTTTGACAAAGACCCTCGGTGAGATGACAATTTTGTTGAGACAAATCACCCAAGGGCAACAACTTCCCCAAGCCTTGATATCTTCTCCACCTCAACCTCCAAGAATTGAAGGACCACCAAGATCATGTGGTATTTGTGCTTGTAACAACCATTACACTGATAAGTGCCCTCAACTCCAAGAGGACACTACATTAGCGGTAGCCAATTCATACCCACAAAGACCCAACTACAATCAACATGGAAATCAAaaccaagggtggagggataattcTAATCAAAGGTGGAACCAAGCCCCACAAGCTCAACCTTACCTAAGCCAACAAGCCTACTATCATCAAGCTCCTCAAG GGAGAATCAATGCTATCACCCTTAGGAGCGGCACTAAGTTGGATGAAATTGGTGTTGTGCCTACAAGTTCGAGTGAGGAAACCCACAAGGAAAAGGTGGGAGATGATATGGGAGTGAtgaaggatgaagaggaagatgTTGAGAAGGATGAGGAGGGACCGCTCAAGGCCAAGGAGCCAAAGAGAAAAAATTCGATTGAAGAGCCTATGCCCATTCCATTCCCAACTTTGGCCAAGAAGGCCAAGAAGCAAAAACAACTTGACCCCAacatggtagaaattttcaagaATGTTGAAGTCACCGTCCCTCTATTTCAAGCCATTCAACATGTTCCCAAATATGCCAAGTTCCTCAAAGATCTTTGTACCCACAAGGAGAAAATTGGCGAACTCAAAAAAGGCCGGTAG